The following proteins are co-located in the Flectobacillus major DSM 103 genome:
- a CDS encoding DUF4301 family protein, translated as MFSEKDLLQIQSKNIEIATVEQQIQDFKDGFPFMQLEKAATVEDGVIRLSEEDVTKFADLYAEKSKDLDLLKFVPASGAATRMFKSLFTFLTDDKSDKSVEQFFERLPEFAFYKDLIELVPENADRKTIVSYFLTEIGLNYGYLPKGLLKFHSYPEGCRTPLEEHIIEAANYGASHGKAQLHFTVSPEHNAGFKGLTKSILPFYQRELNTTFDISFSEQKASTDTIAVNMDNSPFREKDGSLLFRPAGHGALLENLNDMVADVVFIKNIDNVVPDRIKATTYDYKKALAGILLNFQERIFAYEQQLSAGASSELLDELATFFEKELCVLPPSGFDTLGSDEKIAYFQRKLNRPIRVCGVVKNTGEPGGGPFWCKNTDGTTSLQIVESAQVDMDNEAQKATFNNSTHFNPVDLICGLKDSQGQKFDLISFRDPKTGFVTIKSRDGKDLKAQELPGLWNGAMADWNTVFVEVPLITFNPVKTVNDLLREEHQ; from the coding sequence ATGTTTTCAGAAAAAGACCTTTTACAAATTCAATCCAAAAACATTGAAATAGCTACAGTAGAACAACAAATTCAAGATTTTAAAGATGGATTTCCTTTCATGCAGCTCGAAAAAGCAGCAACTGTAGAGGATGGTGTAATTCGCTTATCAGAAGAAGATGTGACTAAATTTGCTGATTTATATGCCGAAAAATCCAAAGATTTAGATTTGCTCAAGTTTGTACCTGCTTCGGGTGCAGCTACCAGAATGTTTAAATCATTATTTACCTTTTTGACCGACGATAAATCCGACAAGTCGGTAGAGCAATTTTTTGAGCGTTTACCCGAATTTGCTTTTTACAAAGATTTAATAGAGCTAGTACCTGAAAATGCCGACAGAAAAACCATCGTAAGCTATTTTCTTACCGAAATAGGCTTGAATTATGGTTATTTACCCAAAGGCTTATTGAAGTTTCACTCTTATCCAGAGGGCTGTCGCACGCCACTCGAAGAACACATTATAGAGGCTGCCAATTATGGGGCATCGCACGGGAAAGCCCAATTACATTTTACCGTTTCGCCCGAGCATAATGCAGGTTTTAAGGGCTTGACAAAAAGTATCCTACCTTTTTATCAAAGAGAACTCAATACAACTTTTGATATAAGTTTTTCTGAACAAAAAGCTTCGACCGATACCATTGCCGTAAATATGGATAACTCGCCTTTCCGTGAAAAAGATGGCTCGTTGTTGTTTCGTCCTGCTGGTCATGGTGCTTTGTTAGAGAATCTCAACGACATGGTAGCCGATGTGGTATTTATCAAAAATATCGACAACGTTGTTCCTGATCGTATAAAGGCTACTACTTACGACTACAAAAAGGCATTAGCAGGAATTTTGTTGAACTTTCAGGAGCGTATTTTTGCTTACGAACAACAATTGTCGGCGGGTGCATCTTCTGAATTATTGGATGAATTAGCCACTTTTTTTGAGAAAGAGTTGTGCGTGTTGCCTCCAAGTGGTTTTGATACTTTGGGTAGCGACGAAAAAATAGCATATTTCCAAAGAAAACTAAACCGCCCGATACGTGTGTGTGGTGTTGTAAAAAATACAGGAGAGCCTGGAGGAGGGCCATTCTGGTGTAAAAATACCGATGGAACTACCTCATTGCAGATTGTAGAATCGGCTCAGGTAGATATGGACAACGAAGCTCAGAAAGCTACTTTCAATAATTCGACGCACTTCAATCCTGTTGACTTGATTTGTGGATTGAAAGATAGCCAAGGGCAAAAATTTGACCTTATTTCTTTCCGTGATCCTAAAACAGGTTTTGTAACGATTAAGTCAAGAGATGGTAAAGACCTGAAGGCTCAGGAGCTTCCGGGGCTTTGGAATGGTGCTATGGCCGACTGGAATACAGTTTTTGTAGAAGTACCTTTAATTACATTTAATCCTGTAAAAACTGTAAATGATTTGTTGAGAGAAGAACATCAATAA
- a CDS encoding SIMPL domain-containing protein gives MKKILFLFATILSTLHFTQAQNNMNQPPIKKIEVTGTAEEEVLPDKIYVSITLKEYFKEKDNKNRVDILVLEQQLQKAVADAGVPKESLVVGGINGYREWWGRKKPTNFLENKTYTLLLPNLSKIDAILNRVDEKGILSTNIERFEYSKIDALKKEVKIKALQAAKEKASYLLAGIGEQLGEALEIYEIDNGYYPQPVYAAAMMKREAVAMDNNAPMVESTVDVQKIKVRFEMKAVFKIK, from the coding sequence ATGAAAAAGATACTCTTTTTGTTTGCTACTATATTAAGTACGCTTCACTTTACCCAAGCCCAAAATAATATGAATCAGCCTCCTATTAAAAAAATAGAAGTAACAGGAACAGCCGAGGAGGAAGTTTTACCTGATAAAATTTATGTGTCGATTACCCTGAAAGAATATTTCAAAGAAAAGGATAATAAAAATAGGGTAGATATTTTGGTACTAGAACAGCAATTGCAAAAAGCAGTAGCCGATGCAGGTGTACCAAAGGAAAGCCTTGTTGTAGGAGGTATCAATGGCTATCGTGAATGGTGGGGACGCAAAAAGCCGACTAATTTCTTGGAAAATAAAACCTACACCCTTTTGTTGCCAAACTTGTCTAAAATAGACGCTATTCTTAATCGTGTTGATGAAAAGGGTATTCTCTCGACTAATATTGAGCGTTTTGAATATTCAAAAATTGATGCTTTGAAAAAAGAAGTAAAAATTAAGGCTTTACAAGCTGCCAAAGAAAAAGCTAGTTACTTATTAGCGGGTATTGGCGAGCAACTAGGCGAAGCATTAGAAATCTATGAAATAGACAATGGCTATTACCCTCAGCCTGTATATGCTGCTGCAATGATGAAACGTGAAGCTGTAGCAATGGACAACAACGCCCCAATGGTAGAAAGCACAGTGGATGTACAAAAAATCAAAGTTCGCTTTGAAATGAAAGCGGTATTCAAAATAAAGTAA
- a CDS encoding metal-dependent hydrolase family protein: protein MKTLLLFILLGLSLMAKAQDTFILIKPSRVFDGENLHENWQVLVKNQKIEAVGANLSYPSNTQIIEQPSATLLPGLIEGHSHLLLHPYNEVTWDDQVLKESRAERILRAGVHAKNTLLAGFTTIRDLGTEGADYDDIGLKQAIEKGVILGPRMLVAGRALVATGSYGPKGFQSDITVVQGAQEADGIDNLTKAVRTQIGKGADVVKVYADYRWGLLKDAQPTFLESELKLVVDIAKSSGRDVVAHASTAEGMRRAILAGVKTIEHGDNATPEIFQLMKEHNVCYCPTLAAGDAVSQYRGWKKGKEPEPERIVIKRKTFRQALDAGVKICMGGDVGVFPHGDNAREMELLVEYGMSPLAVLRSSTSINADMFQLKELGRIKAGFWADLVLVEGNPVNQINHIRHVKMVMKAGQVITK, encoded by the coding sequence ATGAAAACATTATTACTTTTTATTTTATTGGGGCTTTCGCTAATGGCAAAAGCTCAGGATACCTTTATATTAATCAAACCCTCAAGGGTATTTGATGGCGAAAACCTTCATGAAAATTGGCAGGTACTTGTCAAAAACCAAAAAATTGAGGCTGTTGGGGCTAATTTGAGCTATCCTTCCAATACCCAAATTATTGAGCAACCCAGTGCTACTTTGTTGCCTGGGCTTATAGAGGGGCATTCTCATTTGTTATTACATCCTTACAACGAGGTAACTTGGGATGACCAAGTACTAAAAGAGTCACGAGCTGAACGAATTTTGCGAGCGGGAGTTCATGCCAAAAATACCTTACTGGCAGGTTTTACGACAATTCGAGATTTGGGTACAGAAGGAGCCGACTACGATGATATTGGGCTAAAACAGGCCATCGAAAAAGGGGTAATTCTGGGGCCAAGAATGCTGGTAGCAGGGCGTGCCTTGGTGGCTACAGGGAGTTATGGCCCCAAAGGGTTTCAGTCGGACATCACTGTTGTACAAGGTGCACAAGAAGCCGATGGTATTGATAACTTAACCAAAGCCGTTCGGACACAAATCGGAAAAGGAGCCGATGTTGTAAAAGTATATGCCGATTATCGTTGGGGCTTGTTGAAAGATGCTCAACCTACTTTTTTAGAGTCGGAACTAAAACTAGTTGTTGATATTGCCAAAAGTTCGGGTCGTGATGTAGTGGCACACGCATCTACAGCCGAAGGCATGAGAAGGGCTATTTTGGCAGGAGTCAAAACCATTGAGCATGGCGATAATGCTACGCCCGAAATATTCCAGCTCATGAAAGAACATAATGTGTGCTACTGCCCAACCTTAGCCGCAGGCGATGCCGTCTCTCAATACCGAGGATGGAAAAAAGGAAAAGAACCAGAGCCAGAACGTATTGTAATCAAAAGAAAAACCTTTCGACAAGCCCTTGATGCTGGCGTGAAAATCTGTATGGGGGGCGATGTCGGGGTATTTCCTCATGGCGATAACGCCCGTGAAATGGAACTTTTGGTAGAATACGGCATGAGTCCTTTGGCTGTATTACGGTCGAGTACGTCGATCAATGCCGATATGTTTCAGTTAAAAGAGTTGGGTCGAATCAAAGCAGGTTTTTGGGCCGACTTAGTACTGGTAGAAGGTAACCCCGTAAACCAAATCAATCATATTCGTCACGTAAAAATGGTGATGAAGGCAGGACAGGTTATTACGAAATAA
- a CDS encoding hydroxymethylglutaryl-CoA lyase, with protein sequence MKIIECPRDAMQGWPHFVPTVLKVEYINTLLQVGFDTLDFGSFVSPRAIPQMADTAQVYEQLRLSATKLLAIVANLKGAEIAVTFQHIQYIGFPFSISETFQLRNTNSTIAEAFQTVANIQDLCLKHGKTLVIYFSMGFGNPYGDLYNTAIVTEWAAQMHQLGIKIIALSDTVGVAHPEVVTDLFSQLIPEFPSIEFGAHFHATAFDWEDKIEAAYRSGCRRFDGALGGFGGCPMANDDLVGNINTIPLLQKFKSELPHINTQAWQKAQDISQRVFV encoded by the coding sequence ATGAAAATAATAGAATGTCCCAGAGATGCCATGCAAGGGTGGCCACATTTTGTACCAACAGTCCTAAAGGTAGAATATATTAATACGCTTTTGCAAGTGGGCTTTGACACGCTCGACTTTGGGAGCTTTGTGTCTCCAAGGGCTATTCCACAAATGGCCGATACTGCACAAGTATATGAACAACTCAGGCTTTCGGCTACCAAGCTTTTGGCTATTGTGGCCAATCTAAAAGGAGCAGAGATAGCTGTTACATTCCAGCATATCCAGTACATAGGATTTCCTTTTTCTATTTCTGAAACTTTTCAGTTACGCAATACCAATAGTACAATTGCCGAGGCATTCCAAACGGTAGCAAATATTCAAGATTTATGTTTGAAGCATGGAAAAACGCTAGTAATATATTTCTCGATGGGTTTTGGAAATCCTTATGGTGATCTATACAACACAGCTATTGTGACAGAATGGGCTGCCCAAATGCACCAACTGGGTATAAAAATCATAGCCTTGTCCGACACCGTAGGTGTGGCTCATCCAGAAGTTGTTACTGATTTGTTTTCACAACTTATTCCCGAGTTTCCGAGCATAGAATTTGGGGCACATTTTCATGCCACGGCATTTGATTGGGAAGACAAAATTGAAGCAGCGTATCGGTCGGGATGCCGTCGGTTTGATGGGGCTTTGGGTGGTTTTGGCGGTTGTCCTATGGCCAACGACGATTTGGTTGGTAATATTAATACGATACCACTTTTACAAAAATTCAAAAGCGAACTTCCTCATATCAATACACAAGCCTGGCAAAAGGCTCAAGATATTAGCCAGCGGGTTTTTGTGTAA